A window from Toxoplasma gondii ME49 chromosome IX, whole genome shotgun sequence encodes these proteins:
- a CDS encoding FAD Malate-dehydrogenase (MDH-FAD) (encoded by transcript TGME49_288500~Product name based on PMID:18336823.): MAAALRFLNTALTTSRPLFASGSRPQLSPLFFIENARLRGTFSRRFSSAAAPTATAADTKPASATPLQKPGSSTGGMTSGPASPSRQSTPSISTGRHATDVYDVFIVGGGVTGTALLYELCTFTDLKKIGLVERRPSFAVVASCPRNNSQTIHCGDIETNYTVEKAKIVKRQADMLRNFATKLPPSERDLVVQKMQKMALAVGDTECEFMEKRYHVFKNLFTRMQFIDKKTIAEVEPRVGMKNSHSMRSDSACAIFIPDEHSAVNYYHLAASFVDQAKRHANGKQVDIQTSTELLDLKHDGDTFSIKTSRGIERARFVVVSACGQSLLLAQRMGYGLNFSCLPMAGSFYFAPEMLNGKVYTCQDPRLPFAAVHGDPDLVAVGKTRFGPTALPLPMLERYNMSSIGDFLRVINPDINLVKVYLDLLGTSHMRNYVLRNFLFEVPKLNTVLFANDVKKIVPSIKPEDLTYAQGYGGVRPQLIDKVQKKLLLGEGKINPGTGIIFNITPSPGGTTCLGNAELDMRAICKRLGANIDEKLFKRTLLEGEYPVAH, translated from the exons ATGGCTGCTGCGCTTCGGTTTCTAAACACTGCGCTCACGACTTCCAGACCTTTGTTCGCTTCTGGAAGTCGCCCGcaactctctcctctgttttttaTTGAGAATGCTCGGCTGCGAGGCACTTTCTCTCGTCggttctcttctgctgctgcgccAACAGCAACTGCTGCAGATACGAAGCCGGCGAGTGCCACGCCGTTGCAGAAACCAGGCTCGTCTACTGGAGGAATGACGAGTGGACCAGCATCTCCTTCCCGGCAGTCAACCCCCAGTATTTCTACGGGTCGCCATGCCACAGATGTCTACGATGTGTTCATTGTTGGCGGTGGTGTCACTGGAACGGCTCTGCTGTACGAACTCTGCACGTTCACAG ATCTGAAGAAGATCGGACTGGTGGAGCGACGTCCCTCGTTTGCGGTGGTCGCCTCGTGCCCACGCAACAACTCTCAGACAATCCATTGTGGCGACATCGAGACGAATTACACCGTTGAAAAAGCGAAGATCGTGAAGCGCCAGGCCGATATGCTCCGTAACTTCGCAACGAAGTTGCCTCCGTCGGAGAGAGACCTGGTCGTCCAAAAGATGCAAAAGATGGCGCTCGCTGTCGGCGACACAGAGTGCGAGTTCATGGAGAAGCGATACCACGTCTTCAAGAATTTGttcacgcgcatgcagttcatcGACAAGAAGACG attGCCGAAGTCGAGCCACGTGTCGGCATGAAGAACTCCCATTCTATGCGATCGGATTCAGCGTGCGCCATCTTTATTCCGGATGAGCATTCTGCGGTGAACTACTACCACTTGGCTGCCTCGTTTGTCGACCAGGCGAAAAGGCACGCCAACGGCAAGCAG GTGGACATTCAAACCTCGACGGAACTCCTGGACCTGAAGCATGACGGTGATACCTTCTCCATCAAAACAAGCCGCGGCATAGAGAGA GCGCGATTCGTCGTTGTCAGTGCTTGCGGTCAGTCGCTGCTGTTGGCCCAGCGTATGGGCTACGGACTGAACTTCAGCTGTCTCCCGATGGCCGGAAGCTTCTACTTTGCGCCCGAAATGTTGAATGGGAAAGTCTACACGTGCCAAGACCCGCGGCTCCCGTTCGCTGCGGTGCACGGAGATCCAGATCTCGTTGCAGTGGGAAAGACGAGGTTCGGCCCTACCGCGCTTCCGCTCCCCATGCTCGAACGCTACAACATGTCTTCCATCGGCGACTTCTTGCGTGTTATTAACCCCGACATAAACCTCGTTAAGGTGTATTTGGATCTCCTTGGCACGTCCCACATGCGCAACTACGTCTTGAGAAACTTCCTCTTCGAGGTCCCGAAGCTGAACACCGTGCTCTTCGCCAAC GACGTCAAGAAAATTGTCCCGTCAATCAAGCCGGAAGATCTCACATACGCACAGGGCTATGGTGGTGTACGACCTCAGCTCATAGACAAGGTACAAAAGAAATTGCTGCTGGGAGAAGGCAAAATCAATCCAG GCACTGGAATTATTTTCAACATTACGCCTTCACCTGGAGGCACGACCTGCTTGGGCAATGCCGAGCTGGACATGCGTGCAATCTGCAAGAGGCTGGGCGCGAACATTGATGAAAAGCTCTTCAAACGGACACTTCTGGAAGGCGAATACCCCGTGGCACACTAG